The Clostridia bacterium sequence ATCAAACCGATGATGGTGATTGGAGAGCCGGGCAAAGGCAATGCCGCCAAAAATTAAATTGGAGTAAAAAGTGAGAACCCGCCAGCCGCCAACGAAGGCGGCTAAAAAAATCTTGGGGACCAGCGAAGCAAACAGCGAAGCCAACCCGATCTCAGCCACCCCGCTACCCCCTGGAACTGGTATATAAGAGACCACAAAGTAGATGAGCGCTTGCCTTACGATGGTAAGCATGACCGGAACGTTGAGGCCCAGGCCCATTAGCAACACTGGCGCCAAGGAAAAGAAAAACAACCAGTAGAGCAAGGTATAAATCAATACCATCAAGGTGATGGCCGGGCTACCCACCATGAGAAAGCGTAAGCTGGAGTTTAGCCCTATCACTTCCTCGTACGCCTGGTCAGCGATTCGATCCTTGTCCAGCTTCAAGAGACGAAATGGTGGCCATGACAAAAACCCTGAGACCATGCTTCGGACTTTAGCAGGATGGGTTATAAAAAAGATTAAAAAAGATAGGCCCACAATGATCAGGGCAAAGCAGATGACGATGCTAATCCCCAACATGGAATCCCAGGCCAACGCCCGCCAATAAAAGAAGACAATCAAGGGAATGGCAATCAAGAAGAAAAGGATGGTTAGAAGCAGCCGGCTTATGGCCACGGCCAGGCTCTGATCCAATTTCACTCCTTGAGTAAATAAGAAGTAGGTTTGGGCAGGAGGGCCGCCAGCACCCATGGGAGTAATGGAGGCCACAAAGTTGGTAGCTAGATTAATAGAAATGACCTTGCCTAGCCCAATCTTGTTGCCAGCCAGCCGAAGCAGCGCCTGGGTGCGCAAACCGTCGGTCACCCACAAAGCCAAAAGGATCAGCACTGCCAACCCTACATATTCCCACTGGCGGTAGCTGGCCAGCTGCCGCCCTTCCTTGCTAAGGACGGCCAATACAGCCATTCCCGCGCCACTAAAGCCTAGAGCCATTACCAACCCGGCTAGATGTCGCCTGCTCAGCATCGATAAGTCTCCTCATGCCCATAGCCGCGGCTTTCCACGCCAGCTTAATTGTACCAATCCCTCTAGAAAGTGTAAATCGCAGTGCCCAATGCAAAATATGCAGGCCGCCCCTCA is a genomic window containing:
- a CDS encoding flippase-like domain-containing protein — protein: MLSRRHLAGLVMALGFSGAGMAVLAVLSKEGRQLASYRQWEYVGLAVLILLALWVTDGLRTQALLRLAGNKIGLGKVISINLATNFVASITPMGAGGPPAQTYFLFTQGVKLDQSLAVAISRLLLTILFFLIAIPLIVFFYWRALAWDSMLGISIVICFALIIVGLSFLIFFITHPAKVRSMVSGFLSWPPFRLLKLDKDRIADQAYEEVIGLNSSLRFLMVGSPAITLMVLIYTLLYWLFFFSLAPVLLMGLGLNVPVMLTIVRQALIYFVVSYIPVPGGSGVAEIGLASLFASLVPKIFLAAFVGGWRVLTFYSNLIFGGIAFARLSNHHHRFDAPLPRGF